The following are from one region of the Anaerobaca lacustris genome:
- a CDS encoding tetratricopeptide repeat protein: MTTQKKSLPVAPGAALVIGLVVLVMTMAGCAESVQPAQGDSPRFSRSVSAAESQTEPAPTPRTLLALADILAAQGKDKDCEFVLSTCIRQHPDFVPCYNGLAELYIRQGRITEAADVLSEAVRAWPNDAVLLNNLGMCHLIRRDYRTSLEFFTRATASAPGRSKYQANMATSLGMLGRDAEALAILRQILPEEIAVHNAQVLQRARQRVADTSENGL, translated from the coding sequence GAAGAAATCCCTGCCCGTGGCGCCCGGTGCGGCTCTGGTTATCGGTCTCGTGGTCCTGGTCATGACAATGGCCGGGTGTGCTGAATCCGTGCAGCCGGCCCAAGGGGACAGCCCTCGTTTCAGCAGATCTGTATCTGCGGCCGAATCACAGACGGAACCGGCTCCGACCCCCAGGACCCTTCTGGCTCTGGCGGACATCCTGGCGGCCCAGGGCAAAGACAAGGACTGTGAGTTCGTCCTTTCCACTTGCATCCGCCAGCATCCGGATTTTGTCCCATGCTACAACGGCCTTGCAGAACTGTACATCCGTCAGGGGCGGATCACGGAGGCGGCGGATGTGCTGTCCGAAGCTGTGCGAGCTTGGCCCAATGACGCGGTCCTCTTGAACAACCTGGGCATGTGCCATCTGATTCGTCGTGATTATAGGACGTCACTGGAGTTCTTCACGCGCGCTACGGCGTCGGCTCCGGGCCGCTCCAAGTACCAGGCCAACATGGCGACGAGTCTGGGAATGCTTGGCCGGGATGCCGAGGCGTTGGCAATATTGCGGCAGATCCTCCCAGAGGAGATCGCTGTGCACAATGCCCAGGTGTTGCAGCGGGCCCGCCAGAGGGTGGCTGACACGTCCGAAAACGGTCTGTGA